Proteins found in one bacterium genomic segment:
- a CDS encoding SDR family oxidoreductase: MRVLITGGAGYLGGALTDILRRTDHEVRVYDALLYEDAYRKDVPFVFGDIRDRARLQPQLDWADVVVWLAALVGDPACALNERLTLDVNVYALRYAAEHFGGRIINMSSCSVYGAAEGLLHERSAVNPLSLYAKTKICTEEILARHRNAISFRLGTLYGVSDVHARVRFDLVVNTLTMRAVLHKKMSVFGGAQYRPFVHVWDIAQLIASQLA, encoded by the coding sequence ATGCGTGTACTTATCACCGGCGGCGCGGGGTACCTTGGCGGTGCGCTCACGGATATCCTCCGCAGAACGGACCACGAGGTGCGCGTCTATGATGCGCTCCTCTACGAGGATGCGTATCGGAAGGATGTGCCGTTCGTCTTCGGGGACATCCGCGACCGTGCGCGACTCCAGCCGCAGCTCGATTGGGCGGACGTCGTCGTATGGCTCGCCGCGCTCGTCGGCGATCCCGCGTGCGCGCTCAACGAGCGATTGACGCTCGATGTGAATGTGTACGCACTGCGGTACGCAGCGGAGCACTTCGGTGGGCGGATCATCAACATGTCCTCCTGTTCGGTGTACGGCGCGGCCGAGGGTTTGCTCCACGAGCGCTCCGCGGTCAATCCGCTTTCGCTCTACGCGAAAACAAAGATTTGCACTGAGGAGATTCTCGCGCGGCACCGCAATGCGATCTCGTTCCGTCTCGGCACACTCTACGGCGTTTCCGATGTGCACGCGCGTGTACGGTTTGATCTCGTCGTGAACACGCTCACGATGCGCGCGGTGCTCCACAAGAAGATGAGCGTCTTTGGCGGTGCGCAGTACCGGCCGTTCGTTCACGTGTGGGACATTGCGCAGCTCATCGCGAGTCAGCTCGCTG